A genomic segment from Comamonas terrigena NBRC 13299 encodes:
- a CDS encoding retention module-containing protein, which produces MATTTVLVTQLTGQAWIRDADGNLTPLRTGMRIPVDAQLVTASGSTVQLQADGQPPMTVGENQNVALNKDVFEDVPAAEAAVPAAADAQVDGLIAAINQGQDPLADLEPTAAVLAGGGGAGSSFTRLSSVVEVTSPLALAYPRGTSEEVQDRTSGAAAVQAAAADTAAPTEPATYAGQITLSAAAQVIEGNLIVVTATVNNPPVGSDLVITLTTGQIIIIPVGSTTGSVEISTRPDEAYLQGTDTLTFEVGGTTGGGYTSIDTGSPASTDVVDDGDQTVATLTSAGEGNEDAGSITYTVTLNNATQGAQDFKLTLSNGQEVTITVAAGAATGTVTVGWGTELPPGTVALEGYPDSDVFKEDNVSLTVDGFAADGSGGNFEDLDVVNSSTPVVIGDSINTTTATLTSAGEGNEDAGSITYTVTLDNATQGAQNFSFQVNGQTVNVTVAAGATKGTVTLGWGSGLTGDAVPLAGYPNSDVLKEPDASLVATDFKAVEEGGNFEYLDVVNESTPVVIGDSIDTTTATLTSEGAGNEDNGSITYTVTLDNATQGAQNFSFQVNGQTVNVTVAAGATKGTVTLGWGSGLTGDAVPLAGYPNSDVLKEPDASLVATDFKAVEEGGNFEYLDVVNESTPVVIGDSIDTTTATLTSEGAGNEDNGSITYTVTLDNATQGAQNFSFQVNGQTVNVTVAAGATKGTVTLGWGSGLTGDAVPLAGYPNSDVLKEPDASLVATDFKAVEEGGNFEYLDVVNESTPVVIGDSIDTTTATLTSEGAGNEDNGSITYTVTLDNATQGAQNFSFQVNGQTVNVTVAAGATKGTVTLGWGSGLTGDAVPLAGYPNSDVLKEPDASLVATDFKAVEEGGNFEYLDVVNESTPVVIGDSIDTTTATLTSEGAGNEDNGSITYTVTLDNATQGAQNFSFQVNGQTVNVTVAAGATKGTVTLGWGSGLTGDAVPLAGYPNSDVLKEPDASLVATDFKAVEEGGNFEYLDVVNESTPVVIGDSIDTTTATLTSEGAGNEDNGSITYTVTLDNATQGAQNFSFQVNGQTVNVTVAAGATKGTVTLGWGSGLTGDAVPLAGYPNSDVLKEPDASLVATDFKAVEEGGNFEYLDVVNESTPVVIGDSIDTTTATLTSEGAGNEDNGSITYTVTLDNATQGAQNFSFQVNGQTVNVTVAAGATKGTVTLGWGSGLTGDAVPLAGYPNSDVLKEPDASLVATDFKAVEEGGNFEYLDVVNESTPVVIGDSIDTTTATLTSEGAGNEDNGSITYTVTLDNATQGAQNFSFQVNGQTVNVTVAAGATKGTVTLGWGSGLTGDAVPLAGYPNSDVLKEPDASLVATDFKAVEEGGNFEYLDVVNESTPVVIGDSIDTTTATLTSEGAGNEDNGSITYTVTLDNATQGAQNFSFQVNGQTVNVTVAAGATKGTVTLGWGSGLTGDAVPLAGYPNSDVLKEPDASLVATDFKAVEEGGNFEYLDVVNESTPVVIGDSIDTTTATLTSEGAGNEDNGSITYTVTLDNATQGAQNFSFQVNGQTVNVTVAAGATKGTVTLGWGSGLTGDAVPLAGYPNSDVLKEPDANLVATDFKAVEEGGNFEYLDVVNESTPVVIGDSIDTTTVTLSDSTVLVGGLITITATVDHAPKTQLILKLNNGQEITIEANATSGTVSFANTNVGGSSAEYSVIDHEGGDYEALNTLDTAIIDTPVVPKDPLAVKDTGEINEGATQPATGNVLDNDTLGDGTKAEHSTTLISSGQGQYGTITLNPNGGYSYQLNNSNPDVKQMAAGDTLTDTFTYQVTDKDGSTSTATIIITINGQNNDAPKLIVDPNGNGNLQGGDANDVVIGDMGGDTLVPGATANIVLVLDASSSMSMDGSTRLATMKAAVVQALKDLAASGAKDVMVHLVTFGTSSKDLGSFLLTSNGVDSQKALDDAIAAVNNVPAYKGGAYEYTNYEAGLDTAYKWINSTSGTGTNAPPLSGASVNKLVFITDGDPTYAQDNSGKGINYFGTNNGEANAMAHVLGTFTSSDPNKADSDSEVNKIIGKGFSIDAVGIDVNSSTVNFLSQLEGAIGNGADSVSNGAQLSTVIGQLVGSSGGINAVGNDTIHGGAGNDVILGDSIYSTAADKGWAAYLAAHPNATEADRLNDIYANLTSANPTYAQEGTVGGSDTLYGGAGNDTIFGQAGDDKLYGGSGNDKLYGGTGKDLLVGGTGDDLLIGGAGADTFQWSLADLDGGVDRVMDFEVTKVTGTPWKYTVDFNDSITGFDNNSNENIKITINGKTYTGVNTGNTTGSSASASNTRFDSAANDLRTKLEADGYIVSYDTANNTFSITSADHALNITAATSTGSDTTGDIVTTQVGSLTTYTGDVIDLSDVPGNLLTFADVGGKAALLVGSVGGDVVQTIVFDNYTLASLTSLMGTNTAGLASALKSSGLLLTGADAVVETHKGTGGDDTLLGSPGDDILLGGAGNDTFKWNAGDQGSAAAPAKDVVLDFGHGKDKLDLSDLLQGEDSATADLSKFLHIDVEGSNTVLKVSSSGVLNDTLTNFDQKITLEGVQWNAADTAADQNALIKSLIDQGKLQVGGQPLTTTDAREGHRPSLALPGAECRTRARMGMAACALFLLAQAGWWLTEALG; this is translated from the coding sequence ATGGCAACCACCACCGTTCTCGTTACGCAGCTGACTGGTCAAGCATGGATCCGCGATGCGGATGGCAACCTTACCCCCTTGCGCACAGGCATGCGCATCCCGGTGGATGCACAGCTCGTGACCGCCTCCGGCAGTACGGTCCAGCTGCAAGCCGATGGTCAGCCGCCCATGACCGTGGGTGAGAACCAGAACGTGGCTTTGAACAAGGATGTGTTCGAGGATGTTCCCGCGGCCGAAGCGGCCGTGCCCGCTGCCGCTGATGCGCAGGTCGATGGCCTGATTGCGGCCATCAACCAGGGGCAGGATCCGTTGGCAGATCTGGAACCCACCGCCGCAGTGCTGGCGGGTGGTGGTGGTGCTGGCAGCAGCTTCACGCGCCTGTCCAGTGTGGTGGAAGTCACATCCCCGCTGGCGCTGGCCTACCCCCGCGGCACTTCGGAAGAGGTGCAGGACCGTACCAGCGGCGCTGCAGCGGTGCAGGCAGCCGCTGCGGATACAGCGGCACCCACTGAGCCTGCCACCTATGCCGGGCAGATCACCTTGAGCGCAGCGGCGCAGGTGATTGAAGGCAACCTGATCGTGGTGACTGCCACGGTCAACAACCCGCCCGTGGGCTCTGACCTGGTCATCACGCTCACTACCGGCCAAATCATCATCATTCCTGTGGGGTCCACCACCGGGAGCGTGGAGATTTCCACCCGTCCTGATGAAGCGTACCTGCAGGGCACGGATACCTTGACGTTCGAGGTAGGCGGCACAACGGGCGGCGGCTACACCAGTATTGACACCGGCAGCCCAGCCAGCACGGATGTGGTGGACGATGGTGACCAGACTGTGGCCACGCTGACCAGCGCAGGAGAGGGCAACGAAGATGCCGGCTCGATCACCTACACGGTGACGCTGAACAATGCCACGCAAGGTGCGCAGGACTTCAAGCTCACGCTGAGCAATGGCCAGGAAGTGACCATCACCGTGGCTGCCGGTGCAGCCACCGGTACGGTCACCGTGGGCTGGGGCACCGAACTGCCACCGGGCACGGTGGCACTGGAGGGCTACCCCGACTCGGACGTCTTCAAGGAAGACAACGTCAGCTTGACTGTCGACGGCTTTGCGGCCGATGGCAGCGGTGGCAATTTTGAAGACCTGGACGTGGTCAACAGCAGCACACCGGTGGTGATCGGTGACAGCATCAACACCACGACCGCCACGCTGACCAGCGCAGGAGAGGGCAACGAGGATGCGGGCTCGATCACCTACACGGTGACGCTGGACAACGCCACGCAAGGTGCGCAGAACTTCAGCTTCCAGGTAAACGGCCAGACCGTGAACGTCACGGTGGCCGCAGGCGCCACGAAGGGAACGGTGACGCTGGGCTGGGGCTCGGGTCTGACGGGTGATGCCGTTCCGCTGGCTGGTTACCCGAACTCGGACGTCTTGAAGGAACCCGATGCGAGCCTGGTGGCCACGGACTTCAAGGCCGTAGAGGAAGGCGGCAACTTTGAATACCTGGACGTGGTCAACGAAAGCACACCGGTGGTGATTGGTGACAGCATCGACACCACCACTGCCACGCTGACCAGCGAAGGTGCAGGCAATGAAGACAACGGCTCGATCACCTACACGGTGACGCTGGACAACGCCACGCAAGGTGCGCAGAACTTCAGCTTCCAGGTAAACGGCCAGACCGTGAACGTCACGGTGGCCGCAGGCGCCACGAAGGGAACGGTGACGCTGGGCTGGGGCTCGGGTCTGACGGGTGATGCCGTTCCGCTGGCTGGTTACCCGAACTCGGACGTCTTGAAGGAACCCGATGCGAGCCTGGTGGCCACGGACTTCAAGGCCGTAGAGGAAGGCGGCAACTTTGAATACCTGGACGTGGTCAACGAAAGCACACCGGTGGTGATTGGTGACAGCATCGACACCACCACTGCCACGCTGACCAGCGAAGGTGCAGGCAATGAAGACAACGGCTCGATCACCTACACGGTGACGCTGGACAACGCCACGCAAGGTGCGCAGAACTTCAGCTTCCAGGTAAACGGCCAGACCGTGAACGTCACGGTGGCCGCAGGCGCCACGAAGGGAACGGTGACGCTGGGCTGGGGCTCGGGTCTGACGGGTGATGCCGTTCCGCTGGCTGGTTACCCGAACTCGGACGTCTTGAAGGAACCCGATGCGAGCCTGGTGGCCACGGACTTCAAGGCCGTAGAGGAAGGCGGCAACTTTGAATACCTGGACGTGGTCAACGAAAGCACACCGGTGGTGATTGGTGACAGCATCGACACCACCACTGCCACGCTGACCAGCGAAGGTGCAGGCAATGAAGACAACGGCTCGATCACCTACACGGTGACGCTGGACAACGCCACGCAAGGTGCGCAGAACTTCAGCTTCCAGGTAAACGGCCAGACCGTGAACGTCACGGTGGCCGCAGGCGCCACGAAGGGAACGGTGACGCTGGGCTGGGGCTCGGGTCTGACGGGTGATGCCGTTCCGCTGGCTGGTTACCCGAACTCGGACGTCTTGAAGGAACCCGATGCGAGCCTGGTGGCCACGGACTTCAAGGCCGTAGAGGAAGGCGGCAACTTTGAATACCTGGACGTGGTCAACGAAAGCACACCGGTGGTGATTGGTGACAGCATCGACACCACCACTGCCACGCTGACCAGCGAAGGTGCAGGCAATGAAGACAACGGCTCGATCACCTACACGGTGACGCTGGACAACGCCACGCAAGGTGCGCAGAACTTCAGCTTCCAGGTAAACGGCCAGACCGTGAACGTCACGGTGGCCGCAGGCGCCACGAAGGGAACGGTGACGCTGGGCTGGGGCTCGGGTCTGACGGGTGATGCCGTTCCGCTGGCTGGTTACCCGAACTCGGACGTCTTGAAGGAACCCGATGCGAGCCTGGTGGCCACGGACTTCAAGGCCGTAGAGGAAGGCGGCAACTTTGAATACCTGGACGTGGTCAACGAAAGCACACCGGTGGTGATTGGTGACAGCATCGACACCACCACTGCCACGCTGACCAGCGAAGGTGCAGGCAATGAAGACAACGGCTCGATCACCTACACGGTGACGCTGGACAACGCCACGCAAGGTGCGCAGAACTTCAGCTTCCAGGTAAACGGCCAGACCGTGAACGTCACGGTGGCCGCAGGCGCCACGAAGGGAACGGTGACGCTGGGCTGGGGCTCGGGTCTGACGGGTGATGCCGTTCCGCTGGCTGGTTACCCGAACTCGGACGTCTTGAAGGAACCCGATGCGAGCCTGGTGGCCACGGACTTCAAGGCCGTAGAGGAAGGCGGCAACTTTGAATACCTGGACGTGGTCAACGAAAGCACACCGGTGGTGATTGGTGACAGCATCGACACCACCACTGCCACGCTGACCAGCGAAGGTGCAGGCAATGAAGACAACGGCTCGATCACCTACACGGTGACGCTGGACAACGCCACGCAAGGTGCGCAGAACTTCAGCTTCCAGGTAAACGGCCAGACCGTGAACGTCACGGTGGCCGCAGGCGCCACGAAGGGAACGGTGACGCTGGGCTGGGGCTCGGGTCTGACGGGTGATGCCGTTCCGCTGGCTGGTTACCCGAACTCGGACGTCTTGAAGGAACCCGATGCGAGCCTGGTGGCCACGGACTTCAAGGCCGTAGAGGAAGGCGGCAACTTTGAATACCTGGACGTGGTCAACGAAAGCACACCGGTGGTGATTGGTGACAGCATCGACACCACCACTGCCACGCTGACCAGCGAAGGTGCAGGCAATGAAGACAACGGCTCGATCACCTACACGGTGACGCTGGACAACGCCACGCAAGGTGCGCAGAACTTCAGCTTCCAGGTAAACGGCCAGACCGTGAACGTCACGGTGGCCGCAGGCGCCACGAAGGGAACGGTGACGCTGGGCTGGGGCTCGGGTCTGACGGGTGATGCCGTTCCGCTGGCTGGTTACCCGAACTCGGACGTCTTGAAGGAACCCGATGCGAGCCTGGTGGCCACGGACTTCAAGGCCGTAGAGGAAGGCGGCAACTTTGAATACCTGGACGTGGTCAACGAAAGCACACCGGTGGTGATTGGTGACAGCATCGACACCACCACTGCCACGCTGACCAGCGAAGGTGCAGGCAATGAAGACAACGGCTCGATCACCTACACGGTGACGCTGGACAACGCCACGCAAGGTGCGCAGAACTTCAGCTTCCAGGTAAACGGCCAGACCGTGAACGTCACGGTGGCCGCAGGCGCCACGAAGGGAACGGTGACGCTGGGCTGGGGCTCGGGTCTGACGGGTGATGCCGTTCCGCTGGCTGGTTACCCGAACTCGGACGTCTTGAAGGAACCCGATGCGAGCCTGGTGGCCACGGACTTCAAGGCCGTAGAGGAAGGCGGCAACTTTGAATACCTGGACGTGGTCAACGAAAGCACACCGGTGGTGATTGGTGACAGCATCGACACCACCACTGCCACGCTGACCAGCGAAGGTGCAGGCAATGAAGACAACGGCTCGATCACCTACACGGTGACGCTGGACAACGCCACGCAAGGTGCGCAGAACTTCAGCTTCCAGGTAAACGGCCAGACCGTGAACGTCACGGTGGCCGCAGGCGCCACGAAGGGAACGGTGACGCTGGGCTGGGGCTCGGGTCTGACGGGTGATGCCGTTCCGCTGGCTGGTTACCCGAACTCGGACGTCTTGAAGGAACCCGATGCGAACCTGGTGGCCACGGACTTCAAGGCCGTAGAGGAAGGCGGCAACTTTGAATACCTGGACGTGGTCAACGAAAGCACACCGGTGGTGATTGGTGACAGCATCGACACCACGACGGTGACACTGAGCGATTCGACTGTACTAGTTGGCGGGTTGATCACCATTACTGCGACCGTCGACCATGCTCCTAAAACGCAGCTGATTTTGAAGCTGAACAATGGGCAAGAAATCACGATCGAGGCAAACGCCACAAGTGGTACCGTGAGCTTTGCCAACACCAATGTAGGCGGTTCAAGCGCTGAATACAGCGTGATAGACCACGAAGGTGGAGATTACGAGGCATTGAACACGCTGGATACGGCGATCATTGACACGCCTGTGGTACCCAAGGATCCTCTGGCGGTCAAAGATACAGGTGAGATCAATGAAGGCGCCACGCAGCCAGCGACGGGGAATGTGCTGGATAACGACACCCTGGGTGATGGCACCAAGGCCGAACACAGCACCACATTGATCAGCAGTGGCCAAGGCCAATACGGCACGATCACGTTGAATCCCAATGGTGGCTATAGCTACCAGTTGAACAACAGCAATCCTGACGTCAAGCAGATGGCCGCAGGGGATACGCTGACCGATACCTTCACTTACCAAGTGACGGACAAGGATGGCTCCACGTCAACGGCGACCATCATCATCACCATCAATGGTCAGAACAACGATGCTCCGAAGCTGATTGTCGATCCCAATGGCAACGGTAATCTGCAAGGAGGCGATGCCAACGATGTGGTGATCGGCGATATGGGTGGGGATACGCTGGTTCCGGGGGCAACGGCCAATATCGTGTTGGTGCTTGATGCTTCCAGCAGCATGTCGATGGATGGTAGTACCCGACTTGCCACCATGAAGGCTGCCGTGGTTCAAGCGCTGAAGGACCTGGCAGCTTCAGGAGCCAAAGATGTGATGGTGCATCTGGTGACGTTCGGAACCAGTTCCAAAGACCTGGGCTCCTTCCTGCTTACAAGTAACGGCGTTGATAGCCAGAAAGCGTTGGATGATGCAATTGCTGCGGTGAATAATGTGCCTGCATATAAAGGCGGTGCATACGAGTACACCAATTACGAAGCCGGGTTGGATACGGCATATAAGTGGATCAATTCGACCTCAGGCACGGGAACCAATGCGCCGCCATTGAGTGGTGCCAGTGTTAACAAGCTGGTGTTTATCACTGATGGTGATCCAACCTATGCGCAGGACAACAGTGGAAAGGGTATCAATTACTTCGGAACGAACAATGGCGAAGCAAATGCCATGGCGCATGTTTTAGGGACATTCACTTCTTCTGACCCGAACAAAGCAGACTCAGACAGCGAAGTCAATAAGATCATTGGAAAGGGCTTCTCCATTGACGCCGTGGGCATTGATGTCAACAGCAGCACGGTGAATTTCCTGTCGCAGTTGGAAGGTGCTATCGGGAATGGAGCAGACAGCGTGTCGAATGGTGCGCAGTTGTCGACGGTGATCGGCCAATTGGTGGGCTCCAGCGGCGGTATCAATGCCGTGGGCAACGACACCATCCACGGGGGTGCGGGCAACGATGTCATTCTGGGTGACAGCATCTACTCCACAGCGGCAGACAAAGGCTGGGCAGCATACTTGGCAGCGCATCCGAACGCCACGGAAGCAGACCGACTGAATGACATTTACGCCAATCTCACCTCGGCTAACCCGACCTATGCCCAAGAGGGCACGGTGGGCGGTAGTGACACCTTGTACGGTGGTGCAGGCAATGACACCATTTTTGGTCAAGCTGGTGACGACAAACTGTATGGCGGAAGCGGAAACGACAAGCTCTACGGCGGAACGGGCAAAGACCTGCTGGTGGGCGGGACAGGCGATGATCTGTTGATCGGTGGAGCGGGAGCCGACACCTTCCAATGGTCGCTGGCCGATCTGGATGGTGGTGTGGACCGTGTGATGGATTTTGAGGTGACCAAAGTTACGGGGACACCGTGGAAATACACCGTCGATTTCAATGATTCCATTACCGGGTTTGATAACAACAGCAACGAGAACATCAAGATCACGATCAACGGGAAGACTTATACGGGAGTCAATACCGGGAATACTACGGGGAGTTCCGCTTCGGCCAGCAACACGCGCTTTGATTCGGCGGCAAACGACTTGCGGACTAAGTTGGAAGCCGACGGTTACATCGTGAGCTACGACACGGCGAACAATACGTTCAGTATCACTTCGGCGGACCATGCTCTGAACATTACTGCAGCGACTTCCACGGGCAGCGATACCACAGGTGATATCGTGACGACCCAGGTGGGTTCGTTGACGACTTACACCGGCGATGTCATTGATTTGAGCGATGTGCCGGGCAATCTGCTTACCTTTGCCGACGTGGGCGGGAAAGCCGCCTTGCTGGTGGGTTCTGTGGGAGGGGATGTGGTGCAAACCATTGTGTTTGACAACTACACCCTGGCGAGCCTGACATCACTCATGGGGACGAATACTGCGGGCTTGGCAAGCGCCCTCAAGAGCAGCGGACTGTTGTTGACCGGAGCGGATGCCGTGGTGGAAACGCACAAGGGCACTGGCGGAGATGACACCTTGCTTGGCTCTCCGGGCGACGACATCTTGCTGGGCGGTGCAGGCAACGACACCTTCAAGTGGAATGCCGGGGACCAGGGATCGGCCGCCGCGCCCGCCAAGGATGTGGTGCTGGACTTTGGCCATGGCAAGGACAAGCTGGATCTGAGCGATCTGTTGCAGGGCGAGGACAGTGCGACGGCGGATCTCAGCAAGTTCCTGCACATTGATGTTGAAGGAAGCAACACGGTGCTCAAGGTGTCCAGCAGCGGTGTCCTGAACGACACGCTGACCAACTTCGACCAGAAGATCACGCTAGAAGGTGTGCAATGGAATGCTGCAGATACGGCGGCAGACCAGAATGCGCTGATCAAGAGCCTGATCGACCAAGGGAAGCTGCAGGTGGGGGGGCAACCACTGACGACGACGGATGCCAGAGAAGGACATCGTCCTTCTCTGGCGCTGCCAGGTGCTGAATGCAGAACAAGAGCGCGCATGGGCATGGCTGCATGCGCTCTTTTTTTGTTGGCACAGGCGGGCTGGTGGTTGACGGAGGCACTGGGATAA
- a CDS encoding response regulator transcription factor, protein MYALPVLMLTQDAALWQHWQQVAGPQWLPARGTSLADLERWKQQGRHLAILDASLPQLPQWGDARWSSLLGEVKLLVLSSRPSDDVGRQVLGAGASGYAHAYSTPATLGSILQSIATGNIWLGRSLLQRLLQDVGTRLPEPGVQWADALSQREQEVARFAAMGDSNAEIADRLSISERTVRAHLSAIFEKLQVSDRLMLALKVHGIGKKTPA, encoded by the coding sequence ATGTATGCACTGCCCGTTTTGATGCTCACACAAGATGCTGCGCTGTGGCAGCACTGGCAGCAGGTGGCAGGCCCGCAGTGGCTGCCTGCACGCGGCACCAGCTTGGCGGATCTGGAGCGCTGGAAACAGCAAGGCCGGCATCTGGCCATTCTGGATGCAAGCCTGCCGCAGCTGCCGCAATGGGGCGATGCGCGCTGGAGCAGCCTGCTGGGCGAGGTGAAGCTGCTGGTGCTGAGCAGCCGTCCCAGTGATGACGTAGGCCGACAGGTGCTAGGGGCCGGTGCCAGCGGTTATGCGCATGCCTATTCCACCCCGGCAACGCTGGGCAGCATCTTGCAGAGCATTGCCACCGGCAATATCTGGCTGGGTCGTTCCTTGCTGCAGCGCTTGCTGCAGGATGTGGGCACCCGTCTGCCTGAACCCGGGGTGCAGTGGGCCGATGCACTGTCCCAGCGCGAACAGGAGGTGGCACGCTTTGCGGCCATGGGGGACAGCAATGCGGAAATTGCCGACCGTTTGTCCATCAGCGAGCGGACCGTGCGTGCCCACTTGTCGGCCATTTTTGAAAAGCTGCAGGTGAGCGACCGCCTGATGCTGGCCCTGAAAGTGCACGGCATTGGCAAGAAAACGCCTGCGTGA
- a CDS encoding HlyD family type I secretion periplasmic adaptor subunit translates to MTVNIKDKIASRLRRGIQWLMDGSEAVSQHNAADFAADAQWATGQQQAKGSRLLVWASLVVVLVLLVWACLGHIDEVVRGQGKVVPSRQVQVVQSLDGGVVEEILVRPGQHVEEGQVLLRIDPTRYSASLGENKAEVLSLKAKAARLEALASGEVMQMPEEVMTAAPKLAEMERRVWESRTQEFNTTINIARDQLRQRQQELRETLANRDQASSSCSLTSEELAVTKPLLKSGAVSEVDLLRLQRDVARFCGEAKAAGAQSDRIRAAIQEAEKKIQEAELNVRNQARVELSDARAKLSSLEQGQLALQDRVKLAEVRSPVRGTVNTLMANTVGGVVQPGKDILDIVPTDDTLLLEVQINPRDIGFLHFGQKAEVKFTAYDFAIYGGLSGLVEQIGANTITDEKGNSFYIGKVRTERAHVGDDSRPIIPGMQAEVHILTGQRTLMQYLLKPILRAKSNALTER, encoded by the coding sequence TGCGGCCGATGCGCAATGGGCCACCGGCCAGCAGCAAGCCAAGGGCTCGCGCCTATTGGTCTGGGCATCGCTGGTGGTGGTGCTGGTCCTGCTGGTCTGGGCCTGCCTGGGGCATATCGACGAGGTGGTGCGCGGCCAGGGCAAGGTGGTTCCTTCGCGCCAGGTGCAGGTGGTGCAAAGCCTGGACGGCGGGGTGGTGGAAGAAATTCTGGTGCGCCCCGGCCAGCATGTGGAAGAAGGCCAGGTGCTGCTGCGCATCGACCCCACGCGCTACAGCGCTTCGCTGGGGGAGAACAAGGCCGAAGTGCTGTCGCTGAAAGCCAAGGCGGCACGCCTGGAAGCCCTGGCTTCGGGCGAGGTGATGCAGATGCCGGAGGAAGTCATGACGGCAGCCCCCAAGCTGGCGGAAATGGAACGCCGGGTCTGGGAAAGCCGCACGCAGGAATTCAACACCACCATCAACATCGCCCGCGACCAGCTGCGCCAACGCCAGCAGGAGCTGCGTGAAACCCTGGCCAACCGTGACCAGGCATCGTCCAGCTGCAGCCTGACATCGGAAGAACTGGCGGTGACCAAGCCGCTGCTCAAGAGCGGTGCCGTGTCGGAAGTGGACCTGTTGCGCCTGCAACGTGACGTGGCCCGTTTCTGCGGTGAGGCCAAGGCGGCCGGCGCCCAAAGCGACCGCATCCGTGCAGCCATTCAGGAAGCGGAGAAGAAGATTCAAGAAGCCGAGCTCAATGTGCGCAACCAGGCGCGTGTGGAGCTGTCGGACGCCCGCGCCAAGCTCAGCTCCCTGGAGCAGGGCCAACTGGCGCTGCAAGATCGTGTGAAGCTGGCCGAGGTTCGCTCCCCCGTGCGCGGCACAGTCAACACGCTGATGGCCAATACCGTGGGCGGTGTGGTGCAGCCTGGCAAGGACATCCTGGACATCGTGCCTACGGATGACACCTTGCTGCTGGAGGTGCAGATCAACCCGCGAGACATTGGCTTTCTGCACTTCGGGCAAAAGGCCGAAGTCAAGTTCACTGCCTACGACTTTGCCATCTACGGCGGCTTGAGCGGTCTGGTGGAGCAGATCGGTGCCAACACCATCACCGACGAGAAGGGCAACTCCTTCTACATCGGCAAGGTGCGTACCGAGCGCGCCCATGTGGGTGACGATTCGCGCCCCATCATCCCCGGCATGCAGGCCGAGGTGCACATCCTCACCGGCCAGCGCACGCTGATGCAGTACCTGCTCAAGCCCATCCTGCGTGCCAAGTCGAATGCCTTGACCGAACGCTAG